The following proteins are encoded in a genomic region of Mycolicibacterium confluentis:
- a CDS encoding enoyl-CoA hydratase family protein — MDSPVDYRVADRAAHLTLNSPEKRNALSPALVGALHQGLRDAVADPEVRMVVIGHTGGTFCAGADLSAATGGDPYELAVDRAKEMADLLRALVECPLPVVGVIDGHVRAGGMGLVGACDIVVAGPKSTFALTEARIGVAPAIISMTLLPKLSPRAAHRYFLTGETFTAAKAHEMGLVTVAATDVVAELATIVDALSKGSPRGLAATKSLTTASILRGFDRDAQRLSEDSANLFVSDEAHEGMLAFLQKRPPKWAESANDGPN; from the coding sequence ATGGACTCCCCCGTCGACTACCGGGTGGCGGATCGGGCCGCGCACCTGACCCTCAACTCTCCGGAGAAGCGCAACGCGCTGTCACCGGCACTGGTCGGCGCGCTGCATCAGGGCCTGCGGGACGCCGTCGCGGACCCGGAGGTCCGCATGGTGGTGATCGGGCACACCGGTGGCACGTTCTGCGCCGGGGCGGACCTGAGCGCCGCGACCGGAGGCGACCCCTACGAGTTGGCGGTCGACCGCGCCAAAGAGATGGCGGACCTGCTGCGCGCGCTGGTCGAGTGTCCGCTGCCGGTGGTCGGGGTGATCGACGGCCATGTGCGGGCCGGGGGCATGGGCCTGGTCGGGGCGTGCGACATCGTCGTCGCCGGACCCAAGAGCACGTTCGCGCTGACCGAGGCGCGCATCGGTGTGGCCCCCGCGATCATCTCTATGACGCTGCTCCCGAAACTGAGCCCGCGTGCCGCGCATCGCTATTTCCTCACCGGCGAGACGTTCACCGCGGCGAAGGCTCATGAGATGGGGCTGGTGACCGTGGCGGCGACCGATGTCGTTGCCGAGTTGGCGACGATCGTCGACGCCCTCAGCAAGGGCTCTCCGCGAGGGCTCGCGGCAACAAAATCCCTGACCACAGCGTCAATTCTGCGGGGGTTCGACCGGGACGCCCAACGTCTCAGCGAAGATTCCGCAAATCTCTTCGTTTCCGACGAGGCGCACGAGGGAATGCTCGCTTTTTTGCAGAAGCGGCCACCAAAATGGGCCGAATCGGCAAATGATGGCCCTAATTAG
- a CDS encoding acyl-CoA dehydrogenase family protein yields MTDTGFIESDERRALREAVSAFAAGYGQDYYLEKARAGEHTTELWTEAGKLGFIGVNLPEEYGGGGAGMYELSLVMEEMAAAGSALLMMVVSPAINGTIIAKFGTEDQKRRWLPGIADGSITMAFAITEPDAGSNSHKITTTARRDGSDWILSGQKVYISGVDQAQAVLVVGRTEEAKTGNLKPALFVVPTDTPGLSYTKIPMEIVSPEFQFQVFLDEVRLPADALVGSEDAAIAQLFAGLNPERIMGAASAVGMGRFAIGKATEYVKTRQVWKTPIGAHQGISHPLAQNHIEIELARLMMQKAATLYDSGDDFGAAEAANMAKYAAGEASVRAVDQAVQSLGGNGLTKEYGIASVLTASRLARIAPVSREMILNFVAQTSLGLPRSY; encoded by the coding sequence ATGACCGACACGGGTTTCATCGAAAGCGACGAACGGCGCGCCCTGCGGGAGGCGGTGTCCGCATTCGCCGCCGGCTACGGCCAGGACTACTACCTGGAGAAGGCCCGCGCCGGCGAGCACACGACTGAGTTGTGGACCGAGGCCGGGAAGCTCGGCTTCATCGGCGTGAACCTGCCCGAAGAGTACGGCGGGGGCGGCGCGGGCATGTACGAGTTGAGCCTCGTCATGGAGGAGATGGCCGCCGCGGGTTCGGCGCTGCTGATGATGGTGGTCTCGCCGGCCATCAACGGCACCATCATCGCCAAGTTCGGCACCGAGGACCAGAAGAGGCGCTGGCTGCCCGGCATCGCCGACGGTTCGATCACCATGGCGTTCGCCATCACTGAACCCGACGCGGGGTCCAACTCCCACAAGATCACCACCACGGCCCGCCGGGACGGCAGCGACTGGATCCTGTCCGGTCAGAAGGTCTACATCTCCGGTGTCGATCAGGCCCAGGCCGTGCTCGTCGTGGGGCGCACTGAGGAGGCCAAGACCGGCAACCTCAAGCCGGCGCTGTTCGTGGTGCCCACCGACACTCCGGGACTGAGCTACACCAAGATTCCGATGGAGATCGTCAGCCCCGAGTTCCAGTTTCAGGTGTTCCTCGACGAGGTCCGCCTGCCCGCCGACGCCCTGGTCGGTTCCGAGGACGCCGCGATCGCGCAGCTTTTCGCGGGCCTGAACCCCGAACGCATCATGGGCGCGGCGTCCGCGGTGGGCATGGGCCGGTTCGCGATCGGCAAGGCCACCGAGTACGTCAAGACCCGGCAGGTCTGGAAGACACCGATCGGCGCCCATCAGGGCATCTCACATCCCTTGGCGCAGAATCACATCGAGATCGAACTGGCGAGGCTGATGATGCAGAAGGCCGCCACGCTGTACGACTCGGGGGACGACTTCGGCGCGGCGGAGGCCGCGAACATGGCCAAGTACGCCGCCGGTGAGGCGTCGGTGCGCGCGGTCGATCAGGCCGTGCAGAGCCTCGGCGGCAACGGGTTGACCAAGGAGTACGGCATCGCGTCGGTGCTCACGGCGTCACGCCTGGCCCGGATCGCCCCGGTGAGTCGCGAGATGATCCTCAACTTCGTGGCCCAGACCTCGCTCGGACTGCCCAGGTCGTACTGA
- a CDS encoding acetyl/propionyl/methylcrotonyl-CoA carboxylase subunit alpha encodes MISKVLVANRGEIARRVFATCRRLGIGTVAIYTDHDAGAPHVAEADTRVRVPGYLDIDAILSAAKAAGADAIHPGYGFLSENAEFATAVEVVGLTWIGPPVEAVRAMGSKIASKKMMAAAGVPVLEQLDPAAVTDDELPVLVKASAGGGGRGMRVVTDVAALPDEVEAARREAKSAFGDDTVFCERYLPSGHHVEVQIMADAHGTVWAVGERECSIQRRHQKIIEEAPSPLVERHSGMRDRLFEAARSAAHAIGYTGAGTVEFLADDTGEFFFLEMNTRLQVEHPVTEATTGLDLVELQLAVADGHALDPEPPAARGASIEARLYAEDPAKDWQPQAGDVHHFEVPTARSSFESSGRSEIRLDAGIVAGSTVSIHYDPMLAKVISYAPTRAQAAAMLADTLTRTRLHGVRTNRDLLVNVLRHPAFLDGETDTAFFDTHGLATLAAPLADDASVRASAIAATLAEAAHNRAGARVFAGVPSGWRNVASSNQTKTFRAGDTDHLVAYRVTRTGVLLPDDDAVHVVSTSPQCVVLDEGGAETAFSVARHGEVVYVDSSRGSVEFVAVPRFVEPGSTIAAGSLVAPMPGVVIRLGANEGETVTAGQPLVWLEAMKMEHTLTAPNSGVLAELNVTEGQQVEVGAVLARVDSGEDEQ; translated from the coding sequence ATGATCTCCAAGGTTCTAGTCGCCAACCGCGGTGAGATCGCCCGCCGGGTCTTCGCCACCTGCCGTCGTCTCGGGATCGGGACCGTCGCGATCTACACCGACCACGATGCCGGCGCGCCGCACGTCGCCGAAGCCGACACCCGCGTGCGGGTGCCCGGCTATCTGGACATCGATGCGATCCTGTCCGCGGCCAAGGCCGCAGGTGCCGACGCCATCCACCCGGGGTACGGATTCCTCTCGGAGAACGCCGAATTCGCCACCGCGGTCGAGGTGGTGGGCCTGACCTGGATCGGCCCTCCCGTCGAGGCAGTGCGGGCCATGGGGTCCAAGATCGCGTCGAAGAAGATGATGGCCGCCGCGGGCGTGCCGGTGCTCGAGCAGTTGGACCCGGCCGCCGTGACCGACGACGAACTGCCCGTGCTGGTCAAGGCGTCGGCGGGCGGTGGCGGCCGCGGTATGCGCGTCGTCACCGACGTGGCCGCCCTGCCCGACGAGGTGGAGGCCGCGCGCCGCGAGGCCAAGTCGGCGTTCGGCGACGACACGGTGTTCTGCGAGCGCTATCTGCCGTCGGGCCACCACGTCGAGGTCCAGATCATGGCGGACGCACACGGGACCGTCTGGGCCGTCGGTGAACGGGAATGCTCGATCCAGCGGCGACACCAGAAGATCATCGAGGAGGCCCCCTCACCGTTGGTGGAACGCCATTCGGGCATGCGGGACAGGCTGTTCGAGGCGGCCCGGTCGGCGGCCCACGCCATCGGGTACACCGGCGCGGGCACGGTCGAGTTCCTGGCCGACGACACCGGCGAGTTCTTCTTCCTGGAGATGAACACGCGCCTGCAGGTCGAGCACCCGGTCACCGAGGCGACCACCGGACTGGACCTGGTGGAACTCCAACTCGCCGTCGCCGACGGTCACGCGCTGGATCCCGAGCCACCCGCGGCGCGAGGTGCCTCGATCGAGGCGCGCCTGTACGCCGAGGATCCCGCCAAGGACTGGCAACCGCAGGCGGGCGACGTCCACCACTTCGAGGTGCCCACGGCGCGAAGCAGTTTCGAGAGCTCCGGGCGGTCCGAGATCCGGTTGGACGCCGGCATCGTGGCGGGATCCACGGTGTCCATCCACTACGACCCGATGCTGGCCAAGGTCATCTCCTATGCGCCGACCCGCGCTCAGGCCGCGGCCATGCTGGCCGACACGCTGACCCGCACGCGACTGCACGGCGTGCGCACCAACCGCGACCTGCTGGTCAACGTACTGCGGCATCCGGCCTTCCTGGACGGCGAGACCGACACCGCGTTCTTCGACACCCACGGTTTGGCCACCCTTGCGGCACCCCTGGCCGACGACGCGTCGGTGCGCGCCTCGGCGATCGCCGCGACCTTGGCCGAGGCCGCGCACAACCGCGCAGGCGCACGGGTGTTCGCCGGGGTGCCCAGCGGATGGCGCAACGTCGCCTCGAGCAACCAGACCAAGACCTTCCGGGCCGGCGACACCGACCACCTGGTGGCCTACCGCGTCACCCGCACCGGCGTGCTGCTGCCCGACGACGACGCGGTCCACGTCGTCTCGACGTCGCCGCAGTGCGTCGTGCTCGACGAGGGTGGTGCGGAGACCGCCTTCAGCGTCGCCCGCCACGGGGAGGTGGTCTACGTGGACTCGTCGCGCGGGAGCGTCGAATTCGTCGCTGTGCCACGGTTCGTCGAGCCCGGGTCGACCATCGCGGCCGGGTCACTGGTGGCCCCGATGCCCGGCGTGGTGATCCGACTGGGCGCGAATGAGGGCGAGACCGTGACAGCCGGTCAACCCCTGGTCTGGCTGGAGGCGATGAAGATGGAACACACCCTGACCGCACCCAATTCGGGGGTGCTGGCCGAGCTCAACGTCACCGAGGGACAACAGGTCGAGGTGGGCGCCGTCCTGGCGCGCGTCGATTCAGGAGAAGACGAACAATGA
- a CDS encoding acyl-CoA carboxylase subunit beta — protein MTVLGSALDPNSSTFREAADELLRKLDELDAEFAKAVAGGGEKYVARHRERGKLTARERVEALIDPDSPFLELCPLAAYGSEFQVGASVVTGIGAVEGVECMIVANDPTVKGGTSNPWTLRKTLRANRIALQNRLPVISLVESGGADLPTQKEIFIPGGQLFRDLTRLSAAGIPTIAVVFGNSTAGGAYIPGMSDHTVMIKERSKVFLAGPPLVKMATGEESDDESLGGAEMHARTSGLGDYLAVDELDAMRIARRIVVRLNWTKQGPAPAPFTEPRFDAEELIGIVPPDLKIPFDPREVIARIVDDSDFDEFKPLYGGSLVTGWARLHGYPLGILANARGVLFSEESQKATQFIQLANRSNTPLLFLHNTTGYMVGKDYEAGGMIKHGSMMINAVSNSTVPHISLLIGASYGAGHYGMCGRAYDPRFLFAWPSAKSAVMGGTQLAGVLSIVSRAAAQARGQTVDEDADAALRAAVEAQIEAESLPAFLSGRLYDDGVIDPRDTRTVLGMCLSAIANGPIEGTSNFGVFRM, from the coding sequence GTGACGGTACTCGGCTCAGCACTCGACCCGAACTCGTCGACCTTCCGCGAGGCCGCCGACGAACTTCTGCGCAAACTCGACGAACTCGACGCCGAGTTCGCGAAGGCCGTCGCCGGTGGCGGCGAGAAATACGTGGCCCGCCACCGCGAGCGAGGCAAGCTCACCGCGCGGGAGCGCGTCGAAGCGCTGATCGACCCGGACTCCCCCTTCCTGGAACTGTGCCCCTTGGCGGCCTACGGCAGCGAGTTCCAGGTGGGCGCCAGTGTCGTCACGGGCATCGGTGCGGTCGAGGGTGTCGAATGCATGATCGTCGCCAACGACCCCACCGTGAAGGGCGGCACCAGCAACCCGTGGACGCTGCGCAAGACCCTGCGCGCGAACAGGATTGCGCTTCAGAACCGCCTGCCGGTGATCTCGCTGGTGGAGTCCGGCGGTGCGGATCTCCCCACCCAGAAGGAGATCTTCATCCCCGGCGGCCAGCTGTTCCGGGACTTGACCCGGCTGTCGGCCGCGGGCATCCCGACCATCGCGGTGGTGTTCGGCAACTCCACCGCCGGCGGCGCCTACATCCCGGGCATGTCGGACCACACCGTGATGATCAAGGAGCGCTCCAAGGTGTTCCTGGCGGGCCCGCCGCTGGTCAAGATGGCCACCGGCGAGGAGTCGGACGACGAGTCGCTCGGCGGCGCCGAGATGCACGCGCGCACTTCGGGACTGGGTGACTACCTCGCGGTGGACGAACTCGACGCCATGCGGATCGCGCGGCGCATCGTGGTCCGGCTGAACTGGACCAAGCAGGGCCCGGCACCGGCGCCGTTCACCGAACCACGGTTCGACGCCGAGGAACTGATCGGCATCGTTCCCCCGGACCTCAAGATCCCGTTCGACCCGCGGGAGGTGATCGCCCGCATCGTCGACGACTCCGACTTCGACGAGTTCAAACCCCTCTACGGCGGATCGCTGGTCACCGGTTGGGCCCGACTGCACGGGTATCCGCTGGGCATCCTGGCCAACGCACGCGGGGTGCTGTTCAGCGAGGAGTCCCAGAAGGCGACGCAGTTCATCCAGTTGGCCAACCGCTCCAACACCCCACTCCTGTTCCTGCACAACACCACCGGCTACATGGTGGGCAAGGACTACGAGGCGGGCGGCATGATCAAGCACGGTTCGATGATGATCAACGCGGTGTCCAACTCGACGGTGCCGCACATCAGCCTGCTGATCGGCGCGTCCTACGGTGCGGGCCACTACGGGATGTGTGGGCGGGCCTATGACCCCCGGTTCCTGTTCGCCTGGCCGTCGGCCAAGTCCGCCGTGATGGGCGGGACGCAGTTGGCCGGGGTGCTGTCGATCGTCAGCAGGGCCGCCGCGCAGGCCCGCGGGCAGACCGTCGACGAGGACGCCGACGCCGCACTGCGCGCGGCCGTCGAGGCGCAGATCGAGGCCGAGTCGCTGCCGGCGTTCCTGTCCGGCCGCCTGTACGACGACGGGGTGATCGACCCCCGCGACACCCGCACCGTGTTGGGAATGTGCCTGTCCGCCATCGCCAATGGCCCGATCGAGGGGACGTCGAACTTCGGCGTCTTCCGGATGTGA
- a CDS encoding acyl-CoA dehydrogenase family protein: MSIWTTPERQQLRKTVRDFTQREILPHVDDWEREGELPRDLHRRAAEAGLLGAQFPESVGGGGGDGADAVVIAEELHESGAAGGVFASLFTCAIAVPHMVASGDQRLIEQFVRPTLGGEKIGALAITEPGGGSDVGHLATRADRDGDHYIVNGAKTYITSGVRADYVVTAVRTGGPGAAGVSLLVVKKGTPGFEVTRRLDKMGWRCSDTAELTYTDAVVPAENLVGPENTGFLQIAAAFVSERIGLAAQAYSSAQRCLDLTAQWCRDRETFGRPLISRQSVQNTLAEMARRIDVARVYSRHVVERQLAGETNLIAEVCFAKNTAVEAGEWVAHQAVQLFGGMGYMTECEVERQYRDMRILGIGGGTTEILTGLAAKTLGYQA; the protein is encoded by the coding sequence ATGAGCATCTGGACCACCCCTGAGCGCCAGCAGTTGCGCAAGACCGTGCGCGACTTCACGCAGCGCGAGATCCTGCCGCACGTCGATGACTGGGAGCGCGAGGGGGAACTGCCCCGCGATCTGCATCGCCGCGCCGCCGAGGCCGGCCTGCTCGGCGCGCAGTTCCCGGAGTCGGTCGGCGGCGGGGGCGGTGACGGTGCCGACGCCGTGGTGATCGCCGAGGAGTTACACGAATCCGGCGCGGCCGGTGGCGTTTTCGCATCCCTGTTCACGTGCGCCATCGCGGTCCCACACATGGTGGCCTCGGGGGATCAGCGCCTCATCGAGCAGTTCGTGCGGCCGACCCTGGGCGGCGAGAAGATCGGTGCGCTCGCGATCACCGAACCCGGCGGCGGCTCTGACGTCGGCCATCTGGCCACGCGGGCCGACCGCGACGGCGACCACTACATCGTCAACGGCGCCAAGACCTACATCACGTCCGGTGTGCGGGCTGACTACGTCGTCACCGCGGTGCGCACGGGTGGGCCCGGCGCCGCCGGTGTATCGCTGCTGGTGGTGAAGAAGGGGACGCCCGGGTTCGAGGTGACCCGCAGGCTCGACAAGATGGGCTGGCGCTGCAGCGACACCGCCGAACTGACCTACACCGACGCAGTTGTGCCTGCCGAGAACCTGGTGGGGCCGGAGAACACGGGCTTCCTGCAGATCGCGGCGGCCTTCGTGTCCGAACGCATCGGCCTTGCCGCCCAGGCCTATTCGAGCGCGCAGCGCTGCCTGGACCTCACCGCACAGTGGTGCCGCGACCGGGAGACCTTCGGTCGCCCGCTGATCTCACGGCAGTCGGTGCAGAACACTCTGGCCGAGATGGCGCGGCGCATCGACGTCGCGCGGGTCTATTCACGCCACGTCGTCGAACGGCAGTTGGCCGGTGAGACCAACCTGATCGCCGAGGTGTGCTTCGCCAAGAACACCGCGGTGGAGGCCGGCGAGTGGGTGGCGCATCAGGCCGTGCAGTTGTTCGGCGGCATGGGCTACATGACCGAATGCGAGGTCGAACGCCAGTACCGCGACATGCGAATCCTCGGCATCGGCGGCGGAACCACCGAAATCCTCACCGGACTGGCCGCCAAAACGCTTGGATATCAGGCGTGA
- a CDS encoding acyclic terpene utilization AtuA family protein gives MRDAVRIGNCSGFYGDRLAAMREMLTGGDLDYLTGDYLAELTMLILGRDRMKNPDGGYAKTFLRQLEECLGLAKDKGVRIVANAGGLNPAGLATAVRALADRLGIEASVAHVEGDDLLPRAGELGLGSPLTANAYLGAWGIVECLNSGADIVVTGRVTDASVIVGPAAAHFGWRAGDYDRLAGAVIAGHVIECGIQASGGNYAFFTELADLTHPGFPLAEIAADGSSVITKHDGTGGAVTVGTVTSQLLYEVTGGRYANPDVTARLDSVTLRDDGPDRVAISAATGEPPPPTLKVSLNGIGGFRNSISFVLTGLDIEAKAGLVQRQLDAALTVRPAEMEWTLARTDHPDADTEETASALLHCTVRDPDPAKVGRGFTSAGIELALASYPGFHVTAPPGDGSVYGVFTAGCVDAGEVPHIAVLADGARVTIPPATQTQVLTAVEDPPLPPPLDTGPTRRVPLGTIAGARSGDKGGDANVGLWVRTDDQWRWLAHFLTVDRVRDLLPETADLGVTRHLLPNLRAVNFVIEGLLGQGVAYQARFDPQAKGLGEWLRARHVDIPERLLP, from the coding sequence GTGAGGGATGCGGTTCGCATCGGCAACTGCTCGGGGTTCTACGGCGACCGACTCGCGGCCATGCGCGAGATGCTCACCGGCGGTGACCTCGACTACCTGACCGGCGACTACCTGGCCGAGCTGACCATGCTGATCCTCGGCCGCGACCGGATGAAGAATCCGGACGGCGGCTACGCCAAGACCTTCCTGCGCCAACTCGAGGAATGCCTCGGCCTGGCCAAGGACAAGGGCGTGCGCATCGTCGCCAACGCGGGCGGCCTCAATCCCGCGGGCCTGGCCACCGCGGTCCGCGCTCTGGCGGATCGCCTGGGCATCGAGGCCTCGGTCGCGCACGTCGAGGGTGACGACCTGCTGCCCCGCGCGGGTGAACTCGGATTGGGCTCGCCCCTGACCGCCAACGCCTACCTCGGCGCCTGGGGAATCGTCGAGTGCCTGAACTCCGGCGCCGACATCGTGGTCACGGGTCGGGTCACCGACGCGTCGGTGATCGTGGGCCCCGCTGCCGCGCACTTCGGGTGGCGTGCGGGCGACTACGACCGCCTCGCCGGCGCAGTGATCGCCGGCCATGTCATCGAATGCGGCATCCAGGCCTCCGGCGGCAACTACGCGTTCTTCACCGAACTCGCCGATCTGACCCACCCGGGGTTCCCGCTCGCCGAGATCGCCGCCGACGGGTCATCGGTCATCACCAAGCACGACGGCACCGGTGGCGCGGTCACCGTCGGGACCGTGACGAGCCAACTGCTCTACGAGGTCACCGGCGGCCGTTACGCCAACCCCGATGTGACCGCGCGCCTCGACAGCGTGACCCTGCGCGACGACGGCCCCGACCGCGTCGCGATCAGCGCCGCCACGGGCGAACCCCCTCCCCCGACGCTCAAGGTGTCCCTCAACGGCATCGGCGGCTTCCGCAACTCGATCTCCTTCGTGCTGACCGGACTGGACATCGAGGCCAAGGCCGGGTTGGTGCAGCGCCAACTCGACGCCGCATTGACGGTGCGCCCCGCGGAGATGGAGTGGACGCTGGCGCGCACCGATCACCCCGACGCCGACACCGAGGAGACCGCCAGCGCGCTGCTGCACTGCACGGTGCGCGATCCCGACCCCGCCAAGGTCGGCCGCGGGTTCACCAGCGCCGGAATCGAACTCGCGCTCGCCAGTTATCCGGGCTTCCATGTGACCGCACCGCCCGGCGACGGATCGGTGTACGGCGTGTTCACCGCGGGCTGTGTCGACGCCGGCGAGGTCCCGCACATCGCGGTGCTCGCCGACGGCGCGCGTGTCACCATTCCGCCCGCGACGCAGACGCAGGTACTCACTGCCGTCGAGGACCCTCCCCTGCCCCCTCCGCTGGACACCGGACCCACCCGCCGTGTCCCGTTGGGCACCATCGCGGGCGCGCGCAGCGGTGACAAAGGCGGTGACGCCAACGTCGGACTCTGGGTCCGCACCGACGACCAGTGGCGGTGGCTGGCGCACTTCCTGACCGTGGACAGGGTGCGGGACCTGCTGCCCGAGACCGCGGATCTCGGCGTCACCAGGCACCTGCTGCCCAACCTGCGCGCGGTGAACTTCGTCATCGAGGGCCTCCTGGGGCAGGGCGTCGCCTATCAGGCCCGCTTCGACCCGCAGGCCAAAGGCTTGGGCGAATGGCTGCGCGCCCGCCACGTGGACATCCCGGAGAGGCTGCTGCCATGA
- the rpmF gene encoding 50S ribosomal protein L32: protein MAVPKRRMSRSNTRSRRAQWKAEATGLVNVTVAGQQHKVPRRLLKAARLGLVDLDKR, encoded by the coding sequence ATGGCCGTGCCGAAGCGCAGAATGTCGCGTTCGAACACCCGTAGCCGTCGCGCACAGTGGAAGGCTGAGGCCACCGGTCTGGTCAACGTGACCGTCGCCGGCCAGCAGCACAAGGTGCCGCGTCGCCTCCTCAAGGCCGCTCGCCTCGGCCTGGTCGACCTCGACAAGCGCTGA
- a CDS encoding response regulator transcription factor has translation MRILVVDDDRAVRESLRRSLTFNGYSVSLAEDGVEALTTITEERPDAVILDVMMPRLDGLEVCRQLRSTGDDLPILVLTARDSVSERVAGLDAGADDYLPKPFALEELLARMRALLRRSTLDDQADSATMTFADLTLDPVTRDVTRGTRHISLTRTEFALLEMLIANPRRVLTRSRILEEVWGFDFPTSGNALEVYVGYLRRKTEAEGEARLIHTVRGVGYVLRETPP, from the coding sequence GTGCGGATTCTTGTCGTCGATGACGATCGCGCTGTGCGCGAATCGCTACGCAGGTCCCTCACTTTCAACGGTTACTCGGTTTCTCTTGCGGAGGACGGCGTCGAGGCGCTGACCACCATCACGGAGGAACGCCCCGACGCGGTCATCCTGGACGTGATGATGCCGCGCCTGGACGGCTTGGAAGTGTGTCGGCAGCTGCGCAGCACAGGTGATGACCTGCCCATTCTGGTGCTCACTGCGCGGGACTCGGTGTCCGAGCGTGTCGCCGGACTGGACGCGGGCGCTGATGACTATCTCCCGAAGCCATTCGCGCTGGAGGAACTGCTCGCGCGGATGCGTGCCCTGCTTCGGCGCAGCACCCTCGACGATCAGGCCGACTCGGCGACGATGACCTTCGCCGACCTCACGCTCGACCCGGTGACCCGCGATGTCACCCGAGGCACTCGTCACATCAGCCTCACCCGGACCGAGTTCGCACTGCTCGAGATGCTGATCGCGAATCCGCGGCGCGTCCTGACCCGCAGTCGCATCCTCGAAGAGGTCTGGGGCTTCGACTTTCCAACCTCTGGCAACGCCCTTGAGGTGTACGTCGGCTATCTGCGGCGCAAGACCGAGGCGGAGGGGGAGGCACGTTTGATCCACACCGTCCGCGGTGTGGGTTACGTGCTGCGTGAGACGCCGCCGTGA
- a CDS encoding HAMP domain-containing sensor histidine kinase — MRLFRRQKPPQHSPLEATPSLSLRWRVMLLAMSMVAMVVVLMAVAVYAVVSAALYDDIDNQLQSRAQLLIASGSLAADPAKAIEGTAYSDVNAMLINPGKSIYTANQEGQTLPIGNTEKAVIRGELFMSRRTADDQRVLAVHLPNDSTLLISKSLAPTDAVMTKLRWVLLAVGGVGVAVAAIAGGIVIRTGLRPVVRLTQAAERVARTDDLRPIPVFGSDELARLTEAFNTMLRALTESRERQARLVADAGHELRTPLTSLRTNVELLMAAHKPGAPPIPETEMVELRSDVIGQIEELSTLVGDLVDLTRDDAGGVVHEAVDMVEVIDRSLERVRRRRNDIEFDIDVTPWQVYGDATGLSRAVLNLLDNAAKWSPSGGRVGLRLTQLDPANAELVVSDLGPGIPLEERRLVFERFYRSTAARAMPGSGLGLAIVKHVVLKHGGALRVEDTVPGGQPPGTSIFVLLPGRPLPPVSDPAGPDVFSNNGEKSPQAQSVVSVDSQSMQAR, encoded by the coding sequence ATGCGTCTCTTCCGTCGGCAGAAACCGCCTCAGCACTCACCGCTGGAGGCCACGCCGTCGCTGTCGTTGCGTTGGCGCGTGATGCTGCTGGCCATGTCCATGGTGGCGATGGTGGTGGTGCTGATGGCCGTCGCGGTCTACGCGGTGGTTTCGGCGGCTCTCTACGACGACATCGACAACCAGTTGCAGAGCCGGGCTCAGCTCCTGATCGCCAGCGGTTCGCTGGCCGCCGATCCGGCCAAGGCCATCGAGGGTACGGCGTACTCCGACGTCAACGCGATGCTGATCAACCCGGGCAAGTCGATCTACACGGCCAACCAGGAGGGACAGACCCTCCCGATCGGCAACACCGAGAAGGCCGTGATCCGGGGTGAGCTGTTCATGTCGCGCCGCACGGCCGACGACCAACGCGTGCTGGCGGTGCACCTGCCCAACGACAGCACGCTGCTGATCTCGAAGAGCTTGGCGCCCACGGACGCGGTGATGACGAAACTGCGCTGGGTGCTGCTGGCGGTCGGCGGCGTCGGTGTCGCGGTGGCTGCCATAGCGGGCGGGATCGTGATCCGAACCGGCCTGCGGCCCGTGGTCCGGCTGACGCAGGCCGCGGAACGCGTTGCGCGCACCGACGATCTGCGCCCGATCCCCGTGTTCGGCAGCGATGAACTCGCGCGCCTGACAGAGGCGTTCAACACCATGCTCCGTGCGCTCACCGAATCGCGTGAGCGCCAGGCGCGGCTTGTCGCCGACGCCGGCCATGAACTCCGCACGCCACTGACGTCGCTGCGCACCAACGTCGAACTGTTGATGGCCGCGCACAAACCGGGCGCCCCACCGATCCCCGAGACCGAGATGGTCGAACTGCGGTCGGACGTCATCGGCCAGATCGAGGAATTGTCCACTCTGGTGGGCGATCTGGTGGATCTCACCCGTGACGACGCGGGTGGTGTGGTGCACGAGGCCGTGGACATGGTCGAGGTCATCGACCGCAGCCTCGAGCGGGTCCGTCGCCGCCGCAACGACATCGAGTTCGACATCGACGTGACGCCGTGGCAGGTGTACGGCGACGCCACAGGACTGTCGCGCGCGGTGCTCAACCTGCTCGACAATGCGGCCAAGTGGAGTCCGTCGGGCGGACGGGTCGGTCTGCGGCTCACCCAACTGGATCCGGCGAATGCCGAGTTGGTGGTGTCGGATCTGGGACCCGGCATTCCGCTCGAGGAACGCAGGCTGGTGTTCGAGCGGTTCTATCGGTCGACGGCCGCGCGTGCCATGCCTGGGTCGGGTCTCGGCCTGGCCATCGTCAAACACGTTGTGCTCAAACACGGTGGCGCGTTGCGGGTCGAGGACACCGTGCCGGGCGGCCAACCGCCGGGTACGTCGATCTTCGTTCTGCTGCCGGGACGACCCCTGCCGCCCGTGTCGGACCCGGCTGGACCGGACGTCTTCAGCAACAATGGGGAGAAGTCACCACAAGCGCAGAGCGTTGTCTCAGTCGATTCTCAGTCGATGCAGGCAAGGTAG